CAATAGCTAAAGCTTCTAGTTTGTGGAGATCGTGCTCTGACGAGAGTATAAAAGAACTGAAGGAAGAAATTTTGCATTCGGATGGTGTGCGAATATTAATTTCCTCAAATTCCAGTGAGCTCTTGCACATTGCTGCTCTTGACAAAAGGTATTATTGGTTCAGAAATAAGCTGGCCTAGatctttgttttatttatcTTACATAATCGTGGTTGATGTGGACTTTAAATGGAATTCAACAGGGAAGAGCTTGCCATCTTTTCAAGAGAAGTAATTCGATTTGGTGACCTGTGTAAAGATCCTATATGGCATAACTTGGGACGGTATTTTGACAAGTATGCTTCTGAGAAGTATGCACTTATTTTCTCATGTCACTATTTACCTCTTCTCAGCACTTCTTGTTCCGAACTTCATGGGTTACTCTGTTATGCAGGTTAATGGCAGATTTTACGCCCCAGGATCATTCAAAAGAGCATATGGAAACTACTGTCCAGCACTTGATTACTTTGGCTCAAAACACTTCTGTATGTGTTTCTATGCCATAATAACTCTTTTGTTTTAACTTAATTTCCTCATTTCTATACTTTGGGAGCTGCCGGATACTTTTTAATAATCTAATGTTTATGGACACAAAAATTTCACTGTCATCAAGAACCTTGCAGTTTTTATAACTCGAAATTGAGTTTATTGCAGTTTTTATAACTCGAAATTGAGTTTATTGCATAACAGCCAACTAGCTAGGAGTACGGTTTGCCGGTGGACCAAACTATTTTTTGCATTACACTGGCTTGAAGATTACGCTAATGAGCTAGTTCTATCATTGCAGGAGCTTTACCATGAATTGCACGCGTTGGATAGATTTGAGCAGGATTTCCAAAGGAAATTTCATGAAGAGGAGTCTGTACCAGCAGCTAGACGAGGTACAAACAGACTGATGCTGTTGTTCTTAAACAATCACTGGCTAAAAATGCACGCATATTGCTTTTCCACTATATCACCTGCAAACAATGATCGCAGTATGCAAGTAAAAAATTTAGTGAGTAGATCTTAATACAAAACGTTACTACAACGAGCACTATAGTTTTCCATTGAAGGGGACAATGatgttttgtttggttgtgATGCGTATTTTTTCTGTAGTAAGAAAGTTGGTAAAGTAAAAGTTCATGTGTTCTTTCTGGATGTTTCATATATTACCTTTTGCAATCCAAGTGAACCAATTTTTGGCAGGTACTGGAATAAATAGGCAGGTAAATCAAGCATCACAGCAATTAATCTTACATAGAGAACCagggaacaaaagaaaattttgcATTTTTAGAGAATAAGCTACAATAAATGGTAGTTTACCTTCCAGCCGGGTATCGTTAGAGAGATTCTGATAGATACTTAAATATTTATGTCGCAGTAGACTTTTATACAGCCATATTTGTAGTTGACATTTATTTTAACGCTCCATGTACTGCTAAAGTTGCAATTAGAGATATTTATCTTATTCAACTTTTGCTCTTTGCAGAGAGTGTTATGATTTTGCATAGTGAACTGAAGCGCCAAAGGAAGCTTGTGAAGACTCTGAAGAAGAAATCCTTGTGGTCCAAACCTTTGGAGGATGTAATTATCTTCAACCACATTTGCTTGTGCTACTTGTATATTACCTTTTTTGTCTCTTCGAAGGTGCTAACATTACTTTGTGTTTTCTCTATCCAGATTGTAGAAAAGCTTGTTGATATCGTCATATTTTTGCATAAACAAATCCGGGATGCATTTGGTGAAGCTGGTAATTAATTCTCAATTGGATGCTTTATTCTTCCCACAAAATGTATCTGAAAGCATCCTGATACTTCTCTGAATAAACAGTTCCTGTAGGTACCGACTTCATCGATTACGAACAAGTTCAGAACAGAAGGCTTGGTCCCTGTGGTCTGGCACTACATTACGCTAACATTATCAATCAAATTGAAAATATAGTAAGTTAATTTGACAATGCATGCCATGTTTAATGTGACTGCTTGATGTCCCACTTTCCTTATGTTGACTTAGGGTAACTTTCCATGTGATCTCAATATACCATGTGTACCTATACAGGTTTCCCGACcactctctcttcctcctagCGCTAGGGACAATCTGTACCATGGACTTCCAATAACAGTGAAGTCAGCTCTACGAGCACGGTTGCAATCATGCAATACTGAAGAAGAGGTTTGTCTTACAACACTGCTGCAGACAAAATGATTCATTtccattttattatttttgcaaGTAGAAATGTTGAACTGACACTCTGGGAGTACACATTTATGTCCATTTCCATGATCATGCTTCAATTCTGAAGCACTGTAAGCTGGATTACTCCATAATGTGATAGGCATTTTGCATATATTTTCTGGACAAGCAAGGACTTGATTCTGTTGCTAGCCTTTGCACGTCAATGCGCACACACTGATCCTTTATTATTTCCTGCAGCGTTCTGTATCTCAAATCAAGGCTGAAATGCAGAAAACCCTTCGCTGGATTCTGCCAGTCGCAGAAAACACCGCAAGGTTGGTTGGGTTCTTAGTCAATCTATTCAGACTTCTGAGCACAGTTTTTTTCCAAATAATTATTGTTTTTTATACTTATGTCAGAGCACATCAAGGTTTTGGATGGGTCGGCGAATGGGCGAACTTCGGGTGAGTATCAAGTCTTGATTTCCTTGTCCCTCTTGCATTTCCTACTGACAACATAGCATCAACTCCTCCCCTTTTAACAACATAACCTAATAACATCGCGATTTTACAGGAGTGACTTGAACGAGAAATCAAGTCCCCGGCACAGCGTCACTCGCGTCCAGACGCTTCATCACGCAGACAAGGCGAAGACGGAGCAGCACATGCTCGAGCTCGTGGTCCAGCTCCATCATCTCGTGGTCCAGGTGAAGAACCGAGGCTACGGGCACAAGTCCGCAAAGCAGGGCCGTTCTCGATCCCGCAAGGGGCCATCGGACATGCAATCCGAGACCCAGCACAACACGTCTCcgatcaacaacaacaacggtGGCAGTACATGCCCAAGCCCGTTGTCGGACTCGGAACGCGAGACGCTGGACCACCTGAGCTTcaggaggacgacgagctACGGCAGAAGCAAGAGCTGCGAGCCTCCGCCCGACAGAGGGAACAGGGCGCACCGGAGCTGGGACTCGTGCCGGAGCCACGGCAGCTCTCCGGCGAGGGAGTTCGGTAAGAACTCAGCTTCGCGCCGAGACCAGGCAAGGGATCTGGATGTAATAGATGGGCTGGACATACTGAGGACTTCATCATTTTGTTAGAGAGATGTATATACATGCTGCACAGAGTAGGTATTCTTTTGCCATCTTCTTCCGGCTCGCCGATTCTATATAGGAGCAGTATCTTGTATATGTGTGATCTGCCTATATTTATACTTTCTCTTAGTTTATGTACATagtgaaaaatatatatacaataACTTAGTAGTACTGCAGCTTGGTGATTTGAGTCGAAATACGTTTAGAAGATCAATAGTGATGCTGCATGCCTCACTCAAGTAAAAGAAGAAGTGGTTCTTGTCTTTCCCTGTGTGTCTGAATTTAATTACGCTTCTGGCCTTCCAGTAGAAGATCTGTTGGTGTAGCTCTTGTCCTCACAACAAAATGAGTGCCTTCCACCACAACTGTTTTATTCTATCTTCTAGaaattaaaaggaaaaggaaattgGTGGTGGTCCCAAGCTTATCCTATACTGTACTGATGATATCTTCCCCAGGTCAGATCAGCTGGCCTTCCATCTTATCAGGATGCCTGTATGCACTGATAATGCAAACACTCTCCCATTTCCATTTCCCGTCCATGTCGGCCGCTCCCATCCATGCCCCAGCCAGCTTGTTTGATTGGCCTTCGTGTCGGCGCCGTCTAGAGTAATCTGGATGCACGGCGCCGGCAAATGATCGAATTCGCAGAACCAAAATAGATACTCATCCTGGCCGTCGCAGACGTTCGCACCTAGCCTTCACTTTCAGACAGCCAGTGGGCAACAGGCGCCGGATTCAGATAACCACAAACACCGGAATAATAACAAGGTCGCCCAAAAGTCAAAAACTGATCCTAAACAACTAAATATCAGTCCCAGCAACAATCAGCCTCACTCACATGAGCTAGCTTAGCTCAGCTCAGCTGGGGTCTATCTTGTCCGTTTAATTTttctggggaagaagagatcgAGAGAAGCAATCATCTCCCGCCACCCCACACGAATTTATGGCGCGAAAGCAACCGCCTTGGTCTTAGCATTACAGAAGCAACACACACTCTGCACTGCAGGAGTGGGGAGCTAGTGGCTGTGCTGCTGACTCAGCAGAGGCTCACATAGATAACACCGTATataatcttcttcttcttctctgatgCCTGATGGATGATAAAAAAGGAAGGAGATAAGATCAAGAGCTGGACGTACGGTTGGCGCACACAGACTCCCCAGCCCCCTCGAGTTCCTATAAATCCACTGGCGTCTTGTATATTTGTCCACAGTCTCAGAGATAAGCTGTGCTGCGCTGTACTTCGCTCAGATCTGGGTCGAGAAATTCCTCTGGATCGAGAGATGGCTGCGTTtgcgtcgacggcggcggttgTGGTGGCGGGGCCGGTGGTTTTGCCTTGCCGGAAGGGAGCAAGGAGGTGCGTGGCGGCGCGCGCTATTgcggctgcggtggcggcgccggcggtggcggggaggACGCACTACGAGGTGCTCGGGGTGGGGGCGGGGGCGAGCAGGGGGGAGATCAAGGCGGCGTACCGGCGGCTGGCGAGGGAGGTGCACCCGGACGCCGGATCCGGGGACGGCGAAGGGTTCATCCGGCTGCACGCGGCGTACGCCACGCTGTCCGACACCGACCAGCGCGCGCGGTACGACCGGGAAGTGGCGGCGCTCTTCCGGCgggcggccgcgccggcgtcgtTCCGGCGGCGGACGTGGGAGACGGACCAGTGCTGGTAGGAGCACGCCGGGTCGCCGGCTTCTGCGGGGCCGTCCGATCCGGACTTGACGGCCCGGATCGAGCCACGCGGACGCCTGATCTGTGGACGGGCACGACGAGAGGCGGTTTTAAAGATCTCTTGTGCGCTCGATCAGCAAGCAGTGCcgctaattttattttatttttcaaacaaTATACCAGCCGTAATATGTAAATTAATCATCTATCATGGATTAAAGATTAAGAGTAACTCTTTCTCGGTCAATTTAATTAGAATGAGAGGACAATGACCAGTTCAAACTCCGACGAAGATCTTCTCATCCTTTTGCATATCTCGGTGAATGAATACATCGGATAGTTATTAGCGTCGATTTATGAATAACCATTTTTCTGCCGGCTAAGAAAAAGCATACATAACTCTTTTCATAGTGGAATTACTGAGTGGATAATCCATGCCGGTTATTTCTTAGATTGTCACGTCAACATGTCTCTGTCGTGAATCATTGGATATAGGAGAAAACAGTGGCAGATGCATAACAATGGTTACTcacaaaaaaattactcccCATCCGTCCCAAAATGCAGAACATTTAATTTTGGTTGGTCAAAATTTCTAAAGTGGCCATTTGTCTTGCGAGAGCAACTATTGTCTGATTTTGTGAAACGTTCTAGGTATTGTATGGGATTGGGTAGCCCGCTTGAAATGGGTGTAAATTTTTATGGGTGAACCGGTATTTAGCATAACCAGTTAACCACTAAAAGAGCTTCTTACGAAAATTACAACTCTTTTTTAAACAGGCCCGTTGTACCGTAGATTCTCgtgtggcaaaaaaaaatacagtactCACTCTgtctaacaaaaaatgtctcaactttgactaaatttgattaCATCTATACATTTAAATTCtaataaacttgagacattttttgttgaacggagaaggtattactccctccgtcgaacaaaaaatgtctcaaatttatcaaaatttgaatgtatctagacataagttagtgtatagatgcattcaaatttaagttaaaattaagacatcttttgttagactgAGAGAGTACTAAGCATTTGAAAAGTAAAGCAGGAGTTGAGGGCTGCTTGCTTTTTGAATCTAACTTTTTTTGCATGAGAATAGTTCGAGCCTTCAACTGCACGTACGGCATCACGGGAGGCCCGACCCAAGCCCATTGCACGGAAGGAGACCGCATGGGCCGTGTGAGAAAGCCTCATGGGCTGCTGGTCTTACGGTGTAGCATTTGTTCTCCTGAATCCTGAATCAATCTTTGTATGAGCATTCACCCCGAGAAACAAagttctcttttttgtttttacggtagaaaaaaaaaattcttactgtatttcattttgaaagaaaaaaatattcttaATTGATCGGGCGTCATCGACACATGCTTAGCTAACCTGTTTTGATTTGGATTCTGGAATTAGTATATGTCCTGGCTTGTTTCGATCCGAGTCAACTCACCGGCCGCGgccaagaaaacaaaaaacaaaatgttaaTCTAACAAAGAATGGATCGATCACCTACTTGCAACTACTTACAAATCACATTGGAGTGCTTGAACGAACCTTCCTTCAATGTTCCTTCCAAAGCAACAAACTAGCTTAATATCCACCCCTTAATTTAACATCTCATGACAACATTAACATTTAACAATCCATATTTAATTAGCTTATCTCATTCATGGAACTGAcatgccaaaattttattCCTAATTCGTCTGGGCATCTCTAATTTTGCCTGATCTCCCTCCCTGTGCTGTGCTAGttcctctctttcttcctcctccatggTAGGAGTTCCAGCTGGTCCAGGAGGAGCACTGCTACTTCTCTCTTTGttctgcttctccttcctccaagGTATACCAAATTATTGCTCCTTCTTGTGATCAATGTGGTAAGTAATACTCCCTTGGATCATAAATTATTgccgttgttttagttcaaatttgaactacggagtatttaaactaaacaacaacaacaatttaattaggatcggagggagttcTACGGTACGACGCCCTTGCATATACTGTATACGGAGTGCCTTCTTCTTTGCCTTGTTAATTAAACGTTGGAGTTGTTGGAATTAAGCTCTGATCAAATGGCTGTGGATCACCAGGAGCGCGGCCTGAAACGATGTTCACGATAACCAACAGCTGCAGCTACCCCGTGTGGCCGGGCATCCTCTCCAACGCCggcaccccgccgccgcccaccaccGGCTTCGCCCTCTCCCCCGGCCAGTCCCTCCCCgtccccctcgccgccggctggtCCGGCCGCCTCTGGGCCCGCACGCTCTGCGCCTACAACAACTCCTCCTTTTCCTGCGTCACCGGCGACTGCGGCACGGGCACCCTCGAGTGCTCgggccacggcgccgccccgccAGCAACCCTCGCCGAGTTCACCCTCTCCTCCaacaccggcgccggcgccggcggcctcgaCTTCTACGACGTGAGCCTCGTGGACGGCTACAACGTGCCGGTGCTGGTGGCGCCTCGGGGGAACGCGAGCTGCCGCGCCACGGGGTGCCCCGCGGACGTGAACGCGGCGTGCCCGCGCGAGCTGAGCGTCAgcgttgccggcggcggcgtgggcccGTCCGGAGCGGCGCGCGGCGTCGTGGCGTGCCGGAGCGCGTGCGGGGCGTTCGGGACGGCCGAGTACTGCTGCAGCGGGCCGGACCACGGGACGCCGAACACTTGCGCGCCCACGGCGTACTCGAAGTTCTTCAAGGCCGAGTGCCCGGAAGCCTACAGCTACGCGTATGATGATGCCTCGTCGACTTTTACCTGCGCCggcaatggcaatggcggcgGGTACGACGTCGTCTTCTGCCCTGGCGAGTCAAGGTGAGTGAGTGAGCTCTCTGTTGGATTATTCTCTTTGGACCGGCTAGGCACGTCGTCTGAATTATAAAAGGATAGCCTGATACTAATACATTGCTTCATGACGTTGTTTAGCGGCGGGAAGGCGTCCCCTCCGGCCAGTGCTGCCGCCGCCTACCCACCAATGGCGTTCTCATCGGGTGGAGCAAatccggcgacgacgaccagCCACGCCGTCAtcgctgtcctcctcctcctttttaTCATAAACCTGGGTTTATAGAGTGCTTGGGTTTTTCAGAGTGTGCTCTTTCAGATGCCACCCAAGCAGTAGAATGTCATGTTCATTGCAATTTTTGTGTAGATGTTCTGTAATGGCTGGAAGATTTGATAGTTTAGCATATATACTTTGAAGAGAGATTACATTTTTCGCCGCCCGGAGAGAAAGCTAAAGGCAGATAACTTCTTCAAGAGTTGACAGATGTAGATGAACAGAGAGATGAAAATTTCGTTTCAGCTTTCAAGTTCTTTCAGTAGCTTCGGCGATAGCACATGAGACTGAACAAATAACCTCATGGTGAAGAGGCATCTAAAACAGTGATCTGTAAGCTGTGCCCATTTGCAAACCTCCAGTGCAAATCTTTCCATAAGATTTTGACTCTTCACTATATTTTCACATGATCAAGAACTGAGCTGATTTGCCGCGAGGTAACTAGTAATGCACACTAACAACATCCAAGCCCTGTTACAGAACGACTATTAAGATAACGAAATACTCCAGTATACAAAAGGGCGCTTCAGGAATCAGGCAACTGCGAAGTCGAACTAGCTAGAGTATCATTTAAGGTAGCTAGGTACATGGACAAAAAACCCTGTATATCATGATGCGTTTTCGCACGGAAAAATGGACGTCCCTCAAAACCCATCACATTTCCAGCACTGAGAGAGACAAGCCTCTCACCTTCTGCACCTAGATGAAACAACAGTTCTAAAAAGAGCGACTACAGCTCGTCCTTCTCGTACTGCTCGTGCTCGGGCTCCTCCGCCTTTGTGGTCTCCTTCTCTTCCACCTCaggctcctccacctcctcttcctcttccacgGTTGCATCTTCGCTCAGGTCCAGGCTCTTCTGCACCGACCTGTAGATGCTCGAGGCAAAGTCCTTGGGGTCAGGCAGGTTGAACCCGCTCTCCATGAGAGCCGTCTGGTACACCAGCCTCGCCGTCTGCTTCAAGCTCTCGCTCTGCACACATCACAATAGCGATTTAATGTCGCCGTTGTTTGCAAGGGGTTAAAAGCAAAGATAGGCATCTAGACACTGTATTTACCTCGCTGTCCTGGGCAACCTTGTCGCGGAGCTCCTTGATGATTGGGTGCCTGGGGTTGATCTCAAGGACCCTCTTGCCGCGCATGTAGGCCTGCTTGCTAGCGTCCGAGAGGGTCTGCGCTTGCATGATCTTCTCCATGTTGGAGCTCCACCCGTACTTGGAGGTCACTACCACACAGGGAGTGTTGTGCAGCCGGTTGCTGATCTTCACCGAGTCGATGCTCTCGCTCTCAAGAGCCTTCTTCCACCAGTCGGTCAGCTCCTTGAATGATTCCTTGAGGTCCTTCAGCTTCGAGTCCTTGCCGAGCTTCAGGCCCTCCTTGGACACGTTCTGGAACTTCTTGTCCTCGTAGTCCATGAGGTATTGCATCAGGTATTCATCGACAGGGTCGGTGAAGtagataacctgcaaaaataGGCGGGTTCCCGTGTTACTTGCCAAGTTGTATACAAACTTGAGGTTAACCCTGTTGGCCAAACTGGCGCCAATCAAGTAGATAACCCTCCAACAAAAGACCATTCTAATTTTACCCTTGTTATTATTATTCATTTACAAAAACATACCTCATAGTTCTTCTTGGTTAGCTGCTCAAGGAATGGAGATTTCTCTAGCTGTTCCTTGCTGCTTCCTGTAAGGTAAAAGATATCCTTTTGCCCTGACTTCATCCTTGAAATATACTCGTCAAGAGAGACAAGCTTGCCATCTGACTTAGAACTGAAACATATACAAATTCAGTTCTCTGTCCCAGCATACAGTACTTCATCATGACTAAATTAAAAGGAGTGCAGAATACAGAACGAACCTCTCAAATCTCAGAAGCTTGGCAAGACGGTTCCGGTTAGTTGCATCTTCAATGATCCCCAGCTTGATCGATTTGCCAAACTCATTCCAGAACTTGGTGTACTGGCCCTTTTTCTCCTCCAATGCACTTTTTTCTTCATCTGCTTACAGAAGATGATCTATAAGGTCTACTGTAAATATATAATATGTGACTTGACTTTCCCAGGAAAGCTGGTTACCTGTCTTGTCCTTGTTGCTGTACTCATCAGGATCCTCCTCAGCAAGTTTCCTTATCATGTCAAGAGCCTTGCGGATTAGTTTCTTCTTGATGGTCTTCAGGCTGCTATGTTGTTGAAGCATTTCTCGTGATACATTGAGCGGCAGTGTGTCTGAGTCAACAATACCCTATAGAGAATGTATAATAGCATGTTATGGTCTGTGAAAGTCAATGGACAAAATATTGGATTCATGAAATAGCAATCCATTACCCTCAAAAAGCTGAGATACTTTGGGAGAAGATCATCAAATTCATCGGAGATGAAAACTCTTCTAACATACAACTTGAGGTTTGACTTGTTAGCATTGTAGTAACTCTCATAGAGATCATGCGGAGCCTTAGGGGGAACAAAGAGCAAAGCTTTGAACTCAACATCACCCTCAGCACTGAAGTGGCTCCAAGACATAGGCTTGTCGTCACCAAAGTCCTAAAAGAAAGAGTGAAGTCAGACGttgtttcttatttttcttctacAAGTCATAAAGCTTCCTTAGTAAAGGTTTTCTCTCCTAAGAAGTCATAATTGCAGTATGTACCTTGGCTAGTGAGTGGTAAAACTTCGAGTATTCTTCTTCGGTAACCTCCTTAGGGTTACGAAGCCATACGGCCTTCATATCGTTCAGAAGCTCCCATTCAGTAGTAGTTTCCTTTACTGTCTTTGTCTTGGGCTTTTTCTCTTCACTGTCTTCtgtctcttcttcctctgtaGTTTCCGTGGCTACATAATAATGCATGATGCATTAGCTACTGCATGCACACAACATGGTATGATCTAAGAGAACTGAATAACATTGACTGAAAACTTACTGGACTCCTCTTCACTTGATTCCTCCTCGTCAGCTGGCACTTCGACATCAACCTCCTTCGTTGCCCACAAGTAAATGGGGAAATTGATGAACTCAGAGTACTTCTTCACCAAGTCCTGCAAAACAAGCATCCATGTTAAACAAATCATACATGAACAATGCACATGGTAGCAGATGTGTTTCATTGTATAATGTCCCCAACAGATTACTAGACAGAAATAACTATGAAGTGTAAGATAAAAGAGACTGCAAACATTTCCACTTGCTCTTGAATGTACCGCATAAAATATTCATCAGTCAAGATTGATGGATGCGCTAAATGCAAATGAGTGTTCCAGTTAGGGATGACGATCTGCTCTTTTTATTTAGAGAAACTAATTTACCGGTACAAGTCTATGACTTTAGATTAAGGCCAGATATAATAAGTCCAATAAAATGT
This is a stretch of genomic DNA from Brachypodium distachyon strain Bd21 chromosome 1, Brachypodium_distachyon_v3.0, whole genome shotgun sequence. It encodes these proteins:
- the LOC100822412 gene encoding uncharacterized protein LOC100822412 isoform X1; translated protein: MGCVFSRRHDGEAEGDEGPRPRSIHHQYQQQQQQRSPLGPAYDARRGRYGPGDYDSGELAIPPPPRKQLPSHKVSETGTFLGRASIAGLEKAVEVLDTLGSGIASLNHGSGFLYGGTNRGNKVDILAFEVANTIAKASSLWRSCSDESIKELKEEILHSDGVRILISSNSSELLHIAALDKREELAIFSREVIRFGDLCKDPIWHNLGRYFDKYASEKLMADFTPQDHSKEHMETTVQHLITLAQNTSELYHELHALDRFEQDFQRKFHEEESVPAARRESVMILHSELKRQRKLVKTLKKKSLWSKPLEDIVEKLVDIVIFLHKQIRDAFGEAVPVGTDFIDYEQVQNRRLGPCGLALHYANIINQIENIVSRPLSLPPSARDNLYHGLPITVKSALRARLQSCNTEEERSVSQIKAEMQKTLRWILPVAENTARAHQGFGWVGEWANFGSDLNEKSSPRHSVTRVQTLHHADKAKTEQHMLELVVQLHHLVVQVKNRGYGHKSAKQGRSRSRKGPSDMQSETQHNTSPINNNNGGSTCPSPLSDSERETLDHLSFRRTTSYGRSKSCEPPPDRGNRAHRSWDSCRSHGSSPAREFGKNSASRRDQARDLDVIDGLDILRTSSFC
- the LOC100822412 gene encoding uncharacterized protein LOC100822412 isoform X2; its protein translation is MGCVFSRRHDGEAEGDEGPRPRSIHHQYQQQQQQRSPLGPAYDARRGRYGPGDYDSGELAIPPPPRKQLPSHKVSETGTFLGRASIAGLEKAVEVLDTLGSGIASLNHGSGFLYGGTNRGNKVDILAFEVANTIAKASSLWRSCSDESIKELKEEILHSDGVRILISSNSSELLHIAALDKREELAIFSREVIRFGDLCKDPIWHNLGRYFDKLMADFTPQDHSKEHMETTVQHLITLAQNTSELYHELHALDRFEQDFQRKFHEEESVPAARRESVMILHSELKRQRKLVKTLKKKSLWSKPLEDIVEKLVDIVIFLHKQIRDAFGEAVPVGTDFIDYEQVQNRRLGPCGLALHYANIINQIENIVSRPLSLPPSARDNLYHGLPITVKSALRARLQSCNTEEERSVSQIKAEMQKTLRWILPVAENTARAHQGFGWVGEWANFGSDLNEKSSPRHSVTRVQTLHHADKAKTEQHMLELVVQLHHLVVQVKNRGYGHKSAKQGRSRSRKGPSDMQSETQHNTSPINNNNGGSTCPSPLSDSERETLDHLSFRRTTSYGRSKSCEPPPDRGNRAHRSWDSCRSHGSSPAREFGKNSASRRDQARDLDVIDGLDILRTSSFC
- the LOC100822719 gene encoding dnaJ homolog subfamily C member 4; the encoded protein is MIKKEGDKIKSWTYGWRTQTPQPPRVPINPLASCIFVHSLRDKLCCAVLRSDLGREIPLDREMAAFASTAAVVVAGPVVLPCRKGARRCVAARAIAAAVAAPAVAGRTHYEVLGVGAGASRGEIKAAYRRLAREVHPDAGSGDGEGFIRLHAAYATLSDTDQRARYDREVAALFRRAAAPASFRRRTWETDQCW
- the LOC100826396 gene encoding thaumatin-like protein 1b isoform X1, which produces MVGVPAGPGGALLLLSLFCFSFLQGARPETMFTITNSCSYPVWPGILSNAGTPPPPTTGFALSPGQSLPVPLAAGWSGRLWARTLCAYNNSSFSCVTGDCGTGTLECSGHGAAPPATLAEFTLSSNTGAGAGGLDFYDVSLVDGYNVPVLVAPRGNASCRATGCPADVNAACPRELSVSVAGGGVGPSGAARGVVACRSACGAFGTAEYCCSGPDHGTPNTCAPTAYSKFFKAECPEAYSYAYDDASSTFTCAGNGNGGGYDVVFCPGESSGGKASPPASAAAAYPPMAFSSGGANPATTTSHAVIAVLLLLFIINLGL
- the LOC100826396 gene encoding thaumatin-like protein 1b isoform X2: MFTITNSCSYPVWPGILSNAGTPPPPTTGFALSPGQSLPVPLAAGWSGRLWARTLCAYNNSSFSCVTGDCGTGTLECSGHGAAPPATLAEFTLSSNTGAGAGGLDFYDVSLVDGYNVPVLVAPRGNASCRATGCPADVNAACPRELSVSVAGGGVGPSGAARGVVACRSACGAFGTAEYCCSGPDHGTPNTCAPTAYSKFFKAECPEAYSYAYDDASSTFTCAGNGNGGGYDVVFCPGESSGGKASPPASAAAAYPPMAFSSGGANPATTTSHAVIAVLLLLFIINLGL
- the LOC100823353 gene encoding endoplasmin homolog; translated protein: MRKWALSSALLLVFLLATLSPDPAKRLQVNAEESSDELADLPKVEEKLGAVPHGLSTDSEVVKRESESISRKTLRNSAEKFEFQAEVSRLMDIIINSLYSNKDIFLRELISNASDALDKIRFLGLTDKEVLGEGDTAKLEIQIKLDKENKILSIRDRGVGMTKEDLIKNLGTIAKSGTSAFVEKMQTGGDLNLIGQFGVGFYSVYLVADYVEVVSKHNDDKQYVWESKADGSFAISEDTWNEPLGRGTEIKLHLRDEAKEYLEEDKLKDLVKKYSEFINFPIYLWATKEVDVEVPADEEESSEEESTTETTEEEETEDSEEKKPKTKTVKETTTEWELLNDMKAVWLRNPKEVTEEEYSKFYHSLAKDFGDDKPMSWSHFSAEGDVEFKALLFVPPKAPHDLYESYYNANKSNLKLYVRRVFISDEFDDLLPKYLSFLRGIVDSDTLPLNVSREMLQQHSSLKTIKKKLIRKALDMIRKLAEEDPDEYSNKDKTDEEKSALEEKKGQYTKFWNEFGKSIKLGIIEDATNRNRLAKLLRFESSKSDGKLVSLDEYISRMKSGQKDIFYLTGSSKEQLEKSPFLEQLTKKNYEVIYFTDPVDEYLMQYLMDYEDKKFQNVSKEGLKLGKDSKLKDLKESFKELTDWWKKALESESIDSVKISNRLHNTPCVVVTSKYGWSSNMEKIMQAQTLSDASKQAYMRGKRVLEINPRHPIIKELRDKVAQDSESESLKQTARLVYQTALMESGFNLPDPKDFASSIYRSVQKSLDLSEDATVEEEEEVEEPEVEEKETTKAEEPEHEQYEKDEL